From the genome of Saccharomyces eubayanus strain FM1318 chromosome X, whole genome shotgun sequence, one region includes:
- the MPP10 gene encoding rRNA-processing protein MPP10, with the protein MKSPKHSDIMSGLVEALRSDAGSIILKDSSAISKDVKGYIDSVISICKNENTMKKTDLDEITVDGLDANQIWWQVKLVLDSIDGDLIERIQELKNVAVPSNDLSDDDDANSAAEGEPESDSEEEPILSGDAFEADQDNSDSFSEKDEEPISHVKESTIEENKERYVEKDKKPSEKDQKKIPADPYGVNDKFFDLEKFNRDTLAAENYDAADAATENEGDQIDYFQDIPSDEEEEEAVYYEDFFDKPAEMSPTESVDVNDLEDDEELNEKEHDSVMDKVKLDLFADEEEDSNAVAVGVSNDKNLSTFQKQQLEISKQIEQLEKEAVAEKKWSLKGEVKAKDRPDDALLTEDLEFDRTAKPVPVITSEVTESLEDMIRRRIQDSNFDDLQRRTLLDVSRQSQRPQFELSDVKSAKSLTEIYENDYAHVEDESAISEELKKAHSEISELYSGLVYKLDVLSSVHFIPKPASSSLEIRVETPAISMEXAQPLHMSNASTLAPQEIYNVGKAEKEGEIRLKNGVAMSKDELTREDKNRLRRALKRKRSKGISSNLNKKSKKNEVVDTLSRAKNITIINQKGEKKDVAGKTKRNTSGPDSTNIKL; encoded by the coding sequence ATGAAAAGCCCTAAGCATAGCGATATAATGTCAGGACTTGTTGAAGCATTGCGATCCGATGCAGGTAGCATCATTTTGAAGGATTCTTCTGCAATCTCTAAAGATGTCAAAGGATATATAGATTCTGTTATCAGTATttgcaaaaatgaaaatactatgaagaaaacagatTTAGACGAAATCACCGTCGATGGTTTAGATGCGAATCAAATTTGGTGGCAAGTCAAACTAGTTCTTGATAGTATTGACGGTGATTTGATTGAGAGAATTCAAGAGCTTAAAAATGTTGCTGTGCCTTCTAACGATCTttctgatgatgacgatgcAAACTCGGCAGCAGAAGGAGAACCTGAGAGCGATTCTGAGGAAGAACCGATATTGTCCGGTGATGCTTTTGAGGCTGATCAGGACAACAGCGACAGCTTTTCTGAAAAAGATGAGGAACCTATATCGCATGTCAAAGAATCTACtatagaagaaaacaaagaaagatatgtggaaaaagataaaaagcCTTCTgaaaaagaccaaaaaaaaattcctgCTGATCCTTATGGTGTTAATGATAAGTTTTTCGATCTTGAAAAGTTCAATAGAGATACGTTAGCTGCTGAGAATTATGATGCTGCCGATGCTGCTACGGAGAATGAAGGTGACCAGATAGATTACTTTCAAGATATACCTTCAGatgaggaggaggaggaggcGGTCTATtatgaagatttttttgacaaACCTGCAGAGATGTCTCCAACTGAAAGCGTCGATGTAAACGAtttagaagatgatgaagagtTGAATGAAAAGGAGCATGATTCCGTAATGGACAAAGTCAAACTGGATTTATTTGctgatgaagaggaagattCGAACGCTGTAGCAGTGGGTGTTTCAAACGACAAAAATTTATctacttttcaaaagcaacaATTAGAAATTAGCAAACAGATAGAgcaattggaaaaggaagcaGTTGCGGAGAAGAAGTGGTCCTTAAAAGGTGAAGTAAAGGCCAAGGACCGTCCCGATGATGCGTTACTTACAGAGGACcttgaatttgatagaACGGCAAAGCCTGTGCCTGTAATAACAAGTGAGGTGACAGAATCATTAGAAGACATGATCAGACGGAGGATACAAGATAGTAATTTTGACGaccttcaaagaagaaccCTATTAGATGTCTCACGCCAATCTCAAAGGCCGCAATTTGAGTTAAGTGATGTCAAATCCGCAAAGTCTTTAACAGAAATATATGAGAACGATTACGCGCATGTTGAGGATGAATCTGCTATAAGTGAAGAGCTTAAAAAGGCACACTCTGAAATATCAGAGCTTTACAGCGGCTTGGTATATAAATTGGACGTGCTCTCATCAGTACACTTTATTCCTAAGCCAGCAAGTTCTTCCTTGGAAATCAGAGTCGAAACACCCGCTATATCGATGGAGKATGCTCAACCACTTCATATGTCGAATGCGTCTACTTTGGCTCCCCAAGAAATATACAATGTCGGTAAGGCAGAAAAGGAGGGAGAAATCCGCTTGAAGAACGGTGTTGCGATGTCTAAGGATGAGTTGACTAgagaagataaaaatagaTTACGCAGggctttgaaaagaaaaagatcaaaaggtatttcatcaaatctgaacaaaaaatctaaaaagAATGAGGTAGTTGACACTCTGTCAAGGGCGAAGAACATCACTATCATTAATCAAAAgggtgaaaagaaagacgTTGCCGGTAagaccaaaagaaacacaTCGGGGCCAGATAGCACTAACATAAAACTTTGA
- the MRX12 gene encoding Mrx12p, with translation MLRSLQTVAALANRRLYSVKSHSNRNKIIKTLLTHRSFDPIRRHLPTDIASADPYSLSQNVIKSLNTLGLPKEDAAIIHNMMIENLSNLDYSIATIHSKNLHELDLKPSISAIKQIVKNNPGRVESSWELFTKYKASVEIIPDELIEVVLEKIINFDNAEKVDGKKQLTFQDLVRCLYLIDHLSPNHVVSSKLVESILTYTIDNGIPNVFAFLLKHKIPLNFFDKYIDEMTPCQIFELYRFFPIDVVITNIPILHKCVAVLGKNETIPLTEEEKETTTKLEEEAEIVKLQCHDNWNLDIPKEDAYKTEDAFKNLFVEIQKRELDRKDFGLALTLLRVTGVFKGNISLFFELYHEYLLRFERNEDSLMFEAFLTLCYQGYKRDNSKMLQYAEAFVKEGTSAKLQSQIFSVLIVANAKTNIDLSLEIYNSNIAKAHREKDESTDLSESDILTESLILAFLSKDDADFARVVFDGALGEKVLSGPTAAKKIKKLFAQYGEAVEAKESIKVMQSRIEHYMENI, from the coding sequence ATGTTACGTTCACTACAAACAGTTGCTGCTTTAGCTAACAGAAGATTATATTCTGTCAAATCGCACTCGAACCgaaacaaaatcatcaaaactCTTTTGACTCATCGTTCATTCGACCCAATTCGCCGTCACTTACCTACGGATATAGCGAGTGCTGATCCGTATTCTCTCTCACAGAATGTTATCAAAAGCCTAAACACACTAGGCCTTCCCAAAGAAGATGCAGCGATAATACACAATATGATGATAGAAAACCTAAGTAACCTGGACTACAGCATTGCAACAATTCACTCCAAGAATTTGCATGAACTTGATTTGAAGCCATCAATTTCTGCAATAAAACAAATCGTCAAAAACAATCCGGGAAGAGTAGAGAGTTCATGGGAGctttttacaaaatataaagcTTCAGTAGAAATCATTCCTGATGAGTTAATTGAGGTGGTtctagaaaaaattattaattTCGACAATGCTGAAAAGGTCGATGggaaaaaacaattaacTTTTCAAGACCTGGTAAGATGTCTCTATTTAATAGATCACCTCTCTCCCAACCACGTTGTATCTTCAAAGCTCGTTGAATCGATTCTTACATACACAATAGATAATGGAATACCTAatgtttttgctttcttgcTCAAACACAAAATACCGTTGAACTTCTTTGATAAGTATATTGATGAAATGACACCCTGCCAGATTTTTGAACTCTATAGGTTTTTCCCAATTGATGTAGTAATAACCAACATACCGATACTACATAAATGTGTAGCAGTTCTAGGTAAGAACGAAACGATCCCACtaactgaagaagaaaaagaaacgacgACAAAgttagaagaagaggcaGAAATTGTTAAATTACAATGTCATGATAATTGGAATCTTGATATTCCAAAAGAGGATGCGTACAAAACAGAGGATGCATTCAAAAACTTATTTGtagaaattcaaaaaagagaactaGATAGAAAAGATTTCGGATTAGCTCTTACTTTACTGAGAGTAACCGGAGTTTTTAAAGGTAACATATCCTTGTTCTTTGAGTTATATCACGAATACCTTTTGAGATTCGAACGCAACGAGGACAGCTTAATGTTTGAAGCCTTTTTAACGCTTTGCTACCAGGGCTATAAGAGAGATAACAGCAAAATGTTGCAATATGCCGAAGCTTTCGTTAAAGAGGGTACTAGTGCCAAACTTCAAAGCCAAATTTTTAGTGTACTAATTGTCGCCAAtgcaaaaacaaacatcGACTTATCGCTTGAGATTTACAACTCAAACATAGCCAAGGCTCACAGAGAGAAAGACGAATCCACGGATCTTTCTGAGAGTGACATACTGACTGAGTCGCTAATTTTAGCTTTCTTATCCAAAGATGATGCCGATTTTGCCAGAGTCGTCTTTGATGGTGCATTGGGAGAGAAAGTTCTTTCAGGACCTACTGCTGCtaaaaagataaagaagCTTTTTGCACAGTACGGAGAAGCAGTAGAGGCCAAAGAAAGTATAAAAGTCATGCAATCTAGGATAGAACATTATATGGaaaatatttaa
- the SAG1 gene encoding Sag1p, with amino-acid sequence MQFFFKLVVLLCSLALASAADIDNISFSNLEIAPLTSNKQPDQGWTASFDFTIADSSSIKEGDQFTLSMPHVYRVKLSDPYQMTTISLNDGTEAFKCYVSQQAAYLYEDTILTCTAQTDLSSYNSIDGSITFSLNFSNGDSNYEYELENAKYFKSGPMLIQLGDQMSGVVNFDSATFTENVLHSGRTTGYDSFESYHLGMRCPNGHFLGGTEKINYDNSNHNVNLDCSSVQVHSSNDFNDWWFPQSYNDINADVTCFGNSLWITLDEELDNGEMVWVNALQSLPVGTNTIDHVLQFQYSCLDTIANTTHVTEFSTTREFIVYQGENLATASAENAFIPSTKLISTTTTGWTGTYTSTYSTDSTFTVGTDTQTTP; translated from the coding sequence atgcaatttttttttaagttaGTTGTTTTGCTTTGTTCTTTGGCATTGGCCTCTGCGGCAGATATTGACAACATctcattttctaatttaGAAATTGCCCCGCTGACTTCCAATAAACAACCTGATCAAGGCTGGACAGCAAGCTTTGATTTTACCATCGCAGACTCATCTTCCATCAAAGAGGGTGATCAGTTCACGTTATCAATGCCACATGTCTATAGGGTTAAGTTATCAGACCCATATCAAATGACAACCATTTCTTTAAATGATGGTACTGAGGCTTTCAAATGCTACGTTTCCCAACAAGCCGCCTACCTATATGAAGATACAATTTTGACTTGCACTGCTCAAACTGATTTGTCTTCTTATAATTCCATTGATGGCTCTATAACATTTTCCCTCAACTTTAGCAACGGTGATTCTAACTATGAGTATGAGTTAGAAAACGCTAAATATTTCAAGAGTGGACCTATGCTCATTCAACTCGGTGATCAAATGTCTGGTGTGGTAAATTTCGATTCTGCTACATTTACAGAAAACGTTTTACATTCTGGGCGTACAACTGGTTACGATTCCTTTGAAAGTTATCACTTGGGTATGCGCTGTCCAAATGGGCATTTCTTAGGTGGCACTGAAAAGATCAATTATGATAATTCTAATCACAATGTTAATCTGGACTGTTCTTCAGTTCAGGTCCATTCCTCTAATGACTTTAACGATTGGTGGTTCCCACAGAGCTATAATGATATAAATGCCGATGTCACTTGTTTTGGTAACAGTTTGTGGATTACACTCGACGAAGAACTAGATAATGGTGAAATGGTATGGGTTAACGCGTTACAATCCCTTCCAGTTGGTACGAATACTATCGATCATGTCTTGCAATTTCAATATTCATGTCTTGATACCATAGCAAATACCACTCACGTTACAGAATTTTCGACTACTAGGgaatttattgtttatcAAGGCGAGAACCTCGCTACAGCTAGCGCAGAAAACGCATTTATCCCTAGTACAAAACTTATATCAACCACCACAACTGGATGGACAGGCACATACACAAGCACGTACTCCACTGACTCGACTTTTACAGTCGGGACAGACACTCAAACCACGCCGG
- the APL1 gene encoding Apl1p, whose translation MSDQRVFARYKANEIVTDLQNFGVKKFKSNTTRRKNALRKIIANLTLGNYGEMSLLFSELLKFWQIEDDLEVKRICHEYIRVMGVIKPQQAKEALPFIMDDFKSRDEKLQMMALRTLVLVPLREFSDQAFDCIISLVNHKAPPEDVTRMAIYALLDLDEIDHERVLGLSSILHDIVRLQSSPPEVVVAALHTLYSVHEKNANMEAFGISLDLAFNMLELLPELNEWNKATVLEILTTSVVPQHYLDANEMIELALPYLQQVNTYVVLNTLKFIMYLLNYVDVIKESLAEKLSNSVIALLDKPPELQFLVLRNVILLLLSRESSLLRLDISYFFIEYNDPIYIKDTKLECLYLLADKETLPRILEELEQYATDIDIQMSRKSVRAIGNLAVKLDEDSVHDCVAVLLDLLEFGVDYVVQEIMSVFRNILRKYPNNFKKNVKELVKHTEVVQEPESKNAMIWIITQYSDIIPNYLDLFKVFSSNMFNETLEVQFSILNSATKFFIRRPTKETEELCMDLLKGCTDQENNPDLRDKAFMYWRLLSLTKMADTSNTLTFEALKSVIDGELPLIEMNTKLDPTVLEELELNIGTIVSIYLKPVSHIFRLNKTKLLPPSPVLNPNKDLLPVVNNSFSPTGANRNRQNSESQSSTKSRRTAMMDDYDKPAEKINQLKGKRKSSSNNPSKLSRKPSTLLRKLSMKRPFS comes from the coding sequence ATGTCCGACCAAAGGGTTTTTGCTAGATATAAAGCAAATGAAATTGTCACTGACCTACAGAATTTTGGAGTGAAAAAGTTCAAATCCAATacaacaagaaggaaaaatgccctaagaaaaattatcgCAAATTTGACGCTAGGGAACTATGGTGAAATGTCTCTTCTATTTTCTGAGcttttaaaattttggcagattgaagatgatttagaagtgaaaagaatttgTCATGAATATATAAGAGTGATGGGCGTAATAAAACCCCAACAGGCTAAAGAGGCATTGCCTTTCATAATGGACGATTTCAAAAGTAGAGACGAAAAATTGCAGATGATGGCATTGAGGACTTTGGTATTAGTTCCCTTAAGGGAGTTCTCCGACCAAGCTTTCGACTGCATAATATCGTTGGTAAATCACAAAGCTCCACCTGAAGATGTCACAAGGATGGCAATCTACGCATTACTAGATttggatgaaattgatcATGAAAGGGTCTTAGGTTTATCAAGCATTCTTCATGACATTGTAAGATTGCAATCAAGCCCTCCGGAAGTTGTTGTAGCTGCATTACACACTTTGTATTCTGTTCATGAGAAGAACGCTAATATGGAAGCATTTGGAATTTCTTTAGACCTAGCATTCAATATGCTAGAACTTTTACCCGAATTAAATGAATGGAACAAAGCAACTGTATTGGAAATTCTAACAACTTCTGTTGTACCGCAGCATTATTTGGACGCTAACGAAATGATCGAGTTGGCCTTACCATACCTTCAGCAAGTCAACACCTATGTAGTGTTGAACACTTTGAAATTCATCATGTACTTATTGAACTATGTTGATGTCATCAAAGAAAGTCTAGCCGAAAAATTGTCTAATTCGGTGATAGCTTTATTAGACAAACCTCCGGAGCTACAATTTTTAGTATTGAGAAATGTcatccttcttcttttgagtCGGGAATCATCTTTGCTAAGGCTAGACATTTCATACTTTTTTATCGAATACAATGATCCTATATATATCAAGGACACAAAATTGGAATGTCTATATCTTTTAGCTGACAAGGAAACATTGCCAAGAATTTTAGAAGAACTAGAACAATACGCTACAGACATAGATATCCAAATGTCAAGAAAGTCAGTCAGAGCCATCGGTAACCTGGCTGTTAAATTAGATGAAGATTCAGTCCATGATTGTGTCGCTGTCCTGCTGGATTTGCTAGAGTTCGGCGTTGATTACGTCGTTCAGGAAATTATGTCTGTTTTTAGAAACATTTTAAGAAAATATCCTaataattttaaaaaaaatgtgaaaGAATTAGTCAAACATACAGAAGTGGTACAAGAACCTGAATCTAAAAATGCAATGATTTGGATAATCACACAATACTCGGATATCATCCCTAATTACCTGGACTtattcaaagttttttcttccaatatGTTTAATGAGACGTTAGAGGTGCAGTTTTCAATCCTGAATTCAGCaacgaaatttttcatcagaCGCCCTACAAAGGAAACAGAAGAACTTTGCATGGATTTGTTGAAAGGTTGCACCGATCAGGAAAACAATCCTGATTTAAGAGATAAAGCATTTATGTATTGGAGGTTGTTGTCGTTGACAAAAATGGCTGATACTTCGAACACGCTAACTTTTGAAGCTCTAAAGTCAGTGATAGATGGAGAATTGCCACTAATAGAAATGAACACAAAATTAGATCCTACTGTTTTGGAAGAACTAGAACTAAATATTGGTACAATAGTATCAATTTATCTAAAACCTGTTTCCCATATTTTCAGGTTgaataaaacaaaattattgCCACCAAGCCCTGTTCTAAATCCAAATAAAGACCTCTTACCAGTAGTCAACAATTCATTCTCGCCGACCGGAGCCAATAGAAACCGCCAAAATTCAGAAAGTCAGTCTTCAACGAAGTCTAGAAGGACTGCGATGATGGATGATTATGATAAACCcgctgaaaaaatcaatcaGTTGAAGGGGAAACGAAAATCTAGTTCTAACAACCCCTCAAAACTCTCACGAAAACCCTCAACTCTGCTAAGAAAGCTTTCTATGAAGAGGCCGTTTTCATGA
- the LSO1 gene encoding Lso1p, which translates to MHNTGKRYSETAKKVAAGRARKRRQAYEKDQLEKQQLAAQEAQKWEQGARTPNEKKLALEQKKAEKLRAKKEREHLLAAEEEVLGRGGKGKRY; encoded by the coding sequence atgcATAACACGGGAAAAAGATATTCAGAAACAGCTAAAAAAGTTGCTGCAGGAAGGGCCAGAAAGCGCAGACAAGCTTACGAGAAAGACCAGTTGGAGAAACAACAATTGGCGGCTCAAGAGGCTCAGAAATGGGAACAAGGTGCAAGAACTCCTAATGAGAAAAAGCTGGCATTGgagcaaaaaaaggcaGAGAAGTTGAGAGCCAAGAAGGAAAGGGAACATTTATTAGCCgccgaagaagaagtgtTGGGTAGAGGCGGCAAGGGAAAGAGATACTGA
- the POL31 gene encoding DNA-directed DNA polymerase delta subunit POL31: MDALLTKFNEARTVQDEGPSQPLKRVRIGDDGXRNESNPFQLCYKERDYGSQYYHMYQYRLKTFRERVLKECDKRWDAGFTLNGKLVQKKDKVLDIQGKQPCWCVGSIYCEMKYKPNVLDEVINDTYGAPDLTKSYTDKEEGSDEIMLEDESGRVLLVGDFIRSTPFITGVVVGILGMEADAGTFQVLDICYPAPLLQNPLPPQNATSQTKGKIALVSGLNLNNDSPDRLLRLEILREFLMGRINSKIDSVSQIGRLLICGNFVDFDVEVVTRDELTTSLTEFSKFLHNILPSISVDIMPGTNDPSGKSLPQQPFHKSLFDNSLDSYFDDSNKEILNLVTNPYKFSYNGVDVLTISGKNINDICKYIIPSNENIKDGQDKEAKDEDNEDFKDDIEHRLDLMECTMKWQNIAPTAPDTLWCYPYKDEDPFVLNEWPHVYVVGNQPSFGTRLMEIGGKNIRIVSVPEFSSTGVVVLLNLDTLEIETVKIDI; the protein is encoded by the coding sequence ATGGATGCCTTATTAACAAAGTTCAACGAGGCTAGAACTGTCCAAGACGAAGGTCCGTCCCAACCATTGAAGAGGGTAAGGATTGGAGACGATGGTCYTCGTAACGAATCGAACCCATTTCAATTGTGTTATAAAGAACGCGACTACGGGTCTCAGTACTATCACATGTACCAGTACCGTTTGAAGACTTTCAGAGAACgtgttttgaaagaatgtGATAAAAGATGGGATGCTGGTTTTACCTTAAATGGGAAGTTGgtccaaaagaaagataaaGTACTGGATATTCAAGGAAAACAACCATGTTGGTGCGTGGGGTCCATATACTGTGAGATGAAGTATAAACCGAACGTGCTGGACGAGGTAATCAATGACACCTATGGCGCGCCGGACTTAACGAAAAGCTATACTGATAAAGAAGAGGGCTCCGATGAGATCATgttggaagatgaaagtGGGAGAGTGCTTCTGGTCGGCGATTTCATTCGGTCTACGCCCTTCATCACGGGTGTTGTTGTGGGGATACTGGGTATGGAGGCTGATGCAGGGACTTTCCAGGTTCTGGATATATGCTATCCCGCTCCCTTATTGCAGAATCCTTTACCCCCGCAAAACGCTACTTCCCAGACTAAGGGCAAAATCGCTCTTGTTTCTGGATTGAATCTGAATAACGACTCACCTGATAGGCTACTTAGGTTAGAAATTTTGAGAGAGTTTTTGATGGGAAGGATTAATAGCAAAATCGACAGCGTTTCCCAAATTGGTAGATTATTGATATGTGGAAACTTTGTTGATTTCGACGTGGAAGTTGTGACCAGAGATGAATTAACAACTTCTCTTACTGAATTCAGCAAATTTTTACACAATATTTTACCTTCCATCTCCGTTGACATAATGCCTGGTACCAACGATCCCAGTGGCAAATCGTTACCTCAACAGCCTTTCCATAAATCATTATTTGACAATTCACTGGACTCTTACTTCGATGACtctaataaagaaattttaaatcTGGTGACAAACCCCTATAAATTCAGTTATAACGGTGTAGACGTTCTCACTATTTCAGGTAAAAACATCAACGATATCTGTAAATACATAATACCATCAAATGAGAATATCAAAGACGGTCAAGACAAGGAAGCAAAAGACGAAGATAACGAAGATTTCAAGGACGATATAGAACATCGACTGGATCTAATGGAATGTACCATGAAATGGCAAAACATCGCACCTACTGCACCTGATACGTTATGGTGTTATCCATATAAGGATGAGGATCCATTCGTACTAAACGAATGGCCACACGTTTACGTTGTGGGTAACCAACCGAGCTTCGGAACAAGGCTAATGGAAATAGGTGGTAAGAACATAAGAATAGTATCTGTGCCTGAATTCAGTTCCACTGGGGTGGTAGTGCTACTGAATTTGGACACTTTAGAAATAGAGACAGTCAAGATAGACATCTAA
- the SUI2 gene encoding translation initiation factor eIF2 subunit alpha: protein MSTSHCRFYENKYPEIDDIVMVNVQQIAEMGAYVKLLEYDNIEGMILLSELSRRRIRSIQKLIRVGKNDVAVVLRVDKEKGYIDLSKRRVSSEDIIKCEEKYQKSKTVHSILRYCAEKFQISLEELYKTIAWPLSRKFGHAYEAFKLSIIDETVWTGIEPPSKDVLDELKNYISKRLTPQAVKIRADAEVSCFSYEGIDAIKEALKSAEDMSTEQMQIKVKLVAAPLYVLTTQALDKQKGIEQLESAIEKITEVITKYGGVCNITMSPKAVTATEDAELQALLESKELENKSDSEDDEDESDDE from the coding sequence ATGTCTACTTCTCATTGCAGATTTtatgaaaacaaatatccAGAAATTGACGACATCGTCATGGTCAACGTCCAACAGATTGCTGAAATGGGTGCTTACGTTAAATTATTGGAATATGACAACATTGAAGGTATGATTCTACTGAGTGAATTATCTCGTAGACGTATTAGATCCATTCAGAAATTGATTCGTGTTGGTAAAAATGATGTCGCTGTTGTTCTTCGTGttgacaaagaaaagggtTACATCGATTTATCTAAACGTCGTGTTTCTTCCGAGGACATCATTAAatgtgaagaaaaatatcaaaaatccAAGACTGTTCATTCCATCCTAAGATATTgtgctgaaaaattccaaatctctttggaagaacTATACAAGACCATTGCTTGGCCATTAAGTCGAAAATTCGGTCATGCTTACGAAGCTTTCAAACTTTCCATCATTGATGAGACTGTTTGGACAGGTATCGAACCGCCATCAAAAGATGTTTTAGATGAATTAAAGAACTATATATCTAAGAGATTAACACCACAAGCCGTTAAAATCAGAGCAGACGCTGAAGTGTCTTGTTTCAGTTACGAAGGTATCGATGCCATCAAAGAGGCTTTGAAGTCTGCTGAAGATATGTCCACAGAACAAATGCAAATTAAAGTTAAGTTGGTTGCCGCCCCATTGTACGTCTTAACCACTCAAGCCTTAGATAAACAAAAGGGTATTGAACAATTGGAAAGcgctattgaaaaaatcaccGAAGTCATTACCAAGTATGGCGGTGTTTGTAACATTACAATGTCACCAAAGGCTGTCACTGCTACTGAAGATGCTGAATTACAGGCTCTATTGGAAAGtaaagaattagaaaacaaaTCTGACtctgaagatgacgaggaTGAATCGGATGACGAATAA
- the MHO1 gene encoding Mho1p — MTIRPATHAGSWYSNKPQELSQQLQTYLTKSTTKGPIHNARIIICPHAGYRYCGHTMAHSYASLDLNSKTKRIFILGPSHHVYFRNQILVSAFNGLETPLGSLNVDTDLCKALVKREHPANGKKLFKLMDHDTDMAEHSLEMQFPMLVETLKWRGVSLEEVKVVPMMVSHNSTDIDQSIGEILLEYIKDPNNLFIVSSDFCHWGRRFQYTGYVGSREELNEAIQEETEVEMLTARSKLSHHQVPIWQSIEIMDRYAMKTLSETPNSERYDAWKQYLEITGNTVCGEKPISVILSALSKIEGARATNIKFQWPSYSQSSHVTSIDDSSVSYTSGYVTLD, encoded by the coding sequence ATGACAATACGTCCAGCAACACACGCCGGCTCATGGTATTCCAATAAACCCCAAGAGCTATCTCAACAATTACAGACTTACTTGACCAAGAGTACAACCAAAGGGCCCATTCATAACGCTCGAATTATCATATGCCCTCATGCCGGTTACAGGTATTGTGGACATACGATGGCCCACTCGTATGCGTCATTAGATTTGAATAgtaaaaccaaaagaatattcatATTGGGCCCCTCACATCATGTTTATTTTAGGAATCAAATACTAGTTAGTGCATTCAACGGGTTAGAGACGCCCTTGGGTAGTTTAAATGTGGATACAGATCTATGTAAGGCATTAGTAAAGAGAGAACATCCTGCAAACGGCAAAAAGTTGTTTAAATTAATGGATCATGACACTGACATGGCTGAGCATTCCTTAGAAATGCAGTTCCCAATGTTGGTAGAAACTTTAAAATGGAGAGGAGTTTCCTTAGAAGAAGTTAAGGTGGTTCCTATGATGGTTTCGCATAATAGCACCGATATAGATCAGTCTATTGGCGAAATCCTGTTGGAATACATCAAGGATCCCAATAATCTATTTATTGTAAGCAGTGATTTTTGCCATTGGGGCCGCAGGTTCCAGTACACTGGATATGTTGGAAGCAGAGAAGAGTTGAATGAAGctattcaagaagaaacgGAAGTGGAAATGTTAACTGCTAGGAGTAAACTTTCACATCACCAAGTGCCTATTTGGCAATCTATTGAAATTATGGATAGATATGCCATGAAAACGTTGAGTGAAACCCCAAATTCTGAACGGTATGATGCTTGGAAACAGTACTTGGAAATCACGGGAAATACCGTATGCGGTGAAAAACCGATTAGTGTGATACTAAGTGCATTATCCAAGATTGAAGGTGCCAGAGCTACAAATATTAAATTTCAATGGCCTAGTTATTCACAGAGTTCTCACGTGACAAGTATTGATGATAGTAGCGTTAGTTACACTTCAGGATATGTTACTTTAGATTAG